The Spirosoma radiotolerans genome has a window encoding:
- a CDS encoding dicarboxylate/amino acid:cation symporter → MKLPNLTTRIFLGMVLGIAIGYFFPATTSGFSGTDLNILSKIFLRLIKMIIGPLVFATLVVGIAKLGDFGTVGRIGLKTLAYFYFATVLSLVVGLLVVNIMKPGEVMSITRLPAKGTDVGVAAQKFTLETFFTHIVPTSFIEALATNEILQIVVFSIFFGIAVGAIGAQGKIIIKALDALSHVMFKVTSYVMSFAPFGVLGAIAAIVAQQGLGILGGYAYLILCFFGGLLFFIFVVLSVICLVVGIPYFALLKEVRSAIILSFSTASSEASFPQTIEALRRFGCSERIISFVLPLGYSFNLDGSMLYMTFATAFIAQAYHVPLSIEQQITMMLTLMITSKGIAGVPRASLVVIAGTMSLFNLPIEGLALLLGIDQVLDMGRSATSVAGNAVATCVISKWEGEFRTQPIETDEVAA, encoded by the coding sequence ATGAAACTACCTAATTTAACGACGCGCATTTTTCTGGGCATGGTGCTTGGTATTGCTATCGGTTATTTCTTCCCGGCCACGACGTCTGGTTTTTCGGGAACTGATCTCAATATTCTGTCCAAAATATTCCTCCGGCTCATAAAAATGATCATTGGCCCACTGGTATTTGCAACACTGGTGGTCGGTATTGCCAAACTGGGTGATTTTGGAACCGTCGGGCGAATTGGCCTTAAAACATTAGCCTATTTTTATTTTGCCACCGTTTTATCGTTGGTTGTTGGTCTTCTGGTGGTGAACATTATGAAGCCGGGCGAAGTGATGAGCATTACCAGACTGCCCGCCAAAGGGACTGACGTTGGGGTAGCGGCACAAAAATTTACGCTCGAAACGTTTTTTACTCACATTGTTCCGACCAGTTTTATTGAAGCCTTAGCCACCAATGAGATCCTTCAGATTGTCGTCTTCAGCATATTTTTTGGGATTGCCGTCGGTGCCATTGGTGCGCAGGGAAAAATCATCATCAAGGCGCTCGATGCCTTATCCCATGTGATGTTTAAGGTAACGAGCTACGTGATGTCCTTTGCGCCCTTTGGGGTTCTTGGTGCCATTGCCGCCATTGTTGCCCAGCAAGGGTTGGGTATTCTGGGTGGATATGCTTATTTAATTCTATGCTTTTTTGGCGGGCTGCTCTTCTTCATTTTCGTGGTGCTGTCGGTCATCTGCCTGGTCGTTGGTATTCCTTACTTTGCTCTTTTAAAAGAAGTTCGCTCGGCCATTATCCTGTCGTTTAGTACGGCTAGCTCAGAGGCTTCCTTTCCGCAGACAATCGAAGCTTTGCGTCGTTTTGGCTGCTCAGAGCGGATCATTTCATTCGTTCTACCGCTTGGGTATTCCTTCAACCTCGATGGCTCCATGCTGTACATGACCTTTGCAACGGCGTTTATTGCGCAGGCCTATCACGTACCGCTCAGCATTGAACAGCAGATTACCATGATGCTCACGCTGATGATTACCTCAAAAGGAATTGCTGGTGTGCCCCGTGCCTCCCTGGTGGTTATTGCTGGCACCATGTCGCTGTTTAATCTGCCCATCGAAGGACTGGCGCTGCTGCTGGGTATTGACCAGGTACTGGATATGGGCCGCTCGGCTACGAGTGTTGCCGGTAATGCCGTAGCGACCTGTGTAATTTCGAAATGGGAGGGAGAGTTTAGGACGCAACCCATTGAGACGGACGAAGTTGCCGCTTAA
- a CDS encoding endonuclease III domain-containing protein, with protein sequence MQFSSSLAAKTLDAHERLNQEYGIQAIKGYSDPMHELIGTILSHRTTHANEVTAYRTMRERFPAWEQVRDAPLSELIDAIKTANYPEIKAPYIQNLLTHLFRERGTANIDFLGDLSTEEAMNWLTRLPGIGLKTSTILLLFTFHKPVLPVDTHVHRVTQRLGLIGPKVSAEKAHAILLGYLPQDALALFNFHKHFYWHGQRVCSWYDPKCHACVLQPMCDFYQSGRTAILSSTPVRKKKSTDV encoded by the coding sequence ATGCAATTCAGTTCTTCTTTAGCCGCCAAAACGCTCGACGCCCATGAACGTTTGAATCAGGAATACGGCATACAGGCTATTAAAGGGTATTCTGACCCCATGCACGAGTTAATCGGCACTATTTTATCGCACCGCACAACGCATGCCAATGAAGTAACAGCTTATCGCACGATGCGGGAACGATTTCCGGCTTGGGAGCAGGTGCGTGACGCCCCGCTTTCCGAGTTGATCGACGCCATTAAAACAGCGAACTATCCCGAAATAAAAGCACCTTACATCCAGAATCTGCTTACCCATCTGTTTCGGGAAAGAGGAACGGCCAATATTGACTTCCTGGGTGACCTATCGACTGAAGAAGCCATGAACTGGCTGACACGCCTGCCGGGTATCGGCTTAAAAACGTCGACTATTTTGCTGCTCTTTACGTTTCATAAGCCCGTCCTTCCCGTCGATACACACGTTCACCGGGTTACCCAGCGGCTCGGACTAATTGGCCCAAAAGTGAGCGCCGAAAAAGCACACGCTATCCTGTTGGGGTATCTGCCCCAGGATGCCTTAGCCTTATTCAACTTTCACAAGCATTTTTACTGGCATGGCCAGCGCGTGTGTAGCTGGTACGACCCCAAATGCCATGCGTGCGTTTTACAACCTATGTGCGACTTTTATCAGTCGGGAAGAACGGCCATACTCAGTAGTACGCCCGTCCGGAAAAAGAAATCAACCGATGTGTGA
- a CDS encoding LytR/AlgR family response regulator transcription factor, with translation MSTFSFSNRSTPVEWPPLKLYLRETGRQFFSVTDLVYLQAVANYSWLNWADGKRMLMPRTLKYYSPQLPTELFIRLHRNCVVNRRFVERLERTDTGGLVHLTTGEVLPVSRRRWSLVRRQLANNRPNLN, from the coding sequence ATGTCCACCTTTTCCTTTTCGAATCGGTCTACTCCAGTTGAGTGGCCTCCATTAAAGCTCTATTTGCGCGAAACAGGGCGGCAGTTTTTTTCCGTAACGGATCTGGTCTATCTGCAGGCTGTTGCCAATTATAGCTGGTTGAACTGGGCCGATGGTAAACGGATGCTCATGCCGCGCACCCTAAAATATTACTCTCCGCAACTACCCACCGAATTATTTATACGTCTCCACCGTAACTGTGTTGTTAACCGGCGCTTTGTGGAACGGCTTGAACGAACAGACACAGGTGGTCTGGTTCATCTGACAACAGGTGAAGTTCTGCCCGTTTCGCGTCGTCGCTGGAGCTTAGTCAGGCGGCAGTTGGCCAACAACCGCCCAAATCTGAACTAG
- a CDS encoding carbon-nitrogen hydrolase family protein, protein MHIQTRTLQKEDYHDLKEAMIEVYSGIGGDYWERSKINKLLNIFPEGQFCVEVDGKVVACALAIRVKYDQFGDNHTYEEITGGYTFKTHSDEGDYMYGIEVFVHPDFRDLRLGRRLYDARKEVCETLNLKGILAGGRIPNYNKYAHDLSPREYIAKVRQKEIYDPTLTFQLSNDFHVRKVLRGYLPGDTESKEYATLLEWINIYYVAEKDKRPHTDSIIRLGVIQWQMRLFKNLNAFLEQVEFFANAVSDYRADFMVLPEFFNTPLMADFNDLPEPVAIRKLADFTEAVREKLCQLAISYNVNIVGGSMPLVDEDGKLYNVAYLCRRDGSYEEYRKIHITPNEVRHYGMVGGYEIRAFDTDCGKIGMLICYDVEFPELGRILAQQGMQILFVPFLTDTQNGYSRVRHCAQARAIENECYVAISGCVGNLPRVQNMDINYAQSAVFTPSDFQFPTNAVKAEATTNTEMVLIADVDLSLLKELHEHGSVQVLKDRRTDLYDVTLKKAAKKALKQKKASPDNDPEQVPPVIVVAN, encoded by the coding sequence ATGCACATACAAACCAGAACCTTACAGAAAGAAGACTATCATGATCTCAAAGAGGCCATGATTGAAGTATATAGCGGAATTGGTGGCGACTATTGGGAGAGAAGTAAGATCAACAAACTACTCAATATTTTCCCCGAAGGCCAGTTTTGCGTCGAAGTCGATGGGAAAGTGGTCGCTTGTGCCCTGGCCATTCGGGTGAAATATGACCAGTTTGGCGATAACCATACCTACGAAGAAATTACGGGGGGCTATACCTTCAAAACCCACAGTGACGAAGGCGATTACATGTACGGGATTGAAGTCTTCGTGCATCCCGATTTCCGCGACTTACGGTTGGGTCGGCGGCTCTACGACGCCCGTAAGGAAGTGTGCGAAACGCTTAATTTGAAAGGTATTCTGGCAGGGGGCCGTATTCCTAACTATAACAAATACGCCCACGACCTGTCGCCCCGGGAGTACATTGCCAAAGTGAGGCAAAAGGAAATTTATGACCCAACACTGACTTTCCAGCTATCCAACGATTTCCACGTTCGGAAAGTATTGCGGGGTTATCTGCCTGGCGACACCGAATCGAAAGAGTATGCCACACTGCTGGAGTGGATCAATATCTACTACGTTGCCGAAAAAGATAAACGCCCCCATACCGACTCCATAATTCGGCTGGGCGTAATTCAATGGCAGATGCGGTTGTTCAAAAACCTCAATGCTTTTCTGGAACAGGTCGAGTTTTTCGCCAATGCCGTCAGCGATTACCGGGCGGATTTTATGGTGTTACCCGAATTTTTCAATACGCCCCTGATGGCCGACTTCAACGACCTGCCCGAGCCGGTCGCGATTCGAAAGTTAGCCGACTTTACGGAAGCCGTTCGGGAGAAGCTATGTCAATTGGCCATCTCCTACAACGTCAACATTGTGGGCGGCAGCATGCCACTCGTCGATGAAGATGGCAAACTCTATAACGTAGCCTATCTCTGCCGACGGGATGGATCCTACGAAGAGTACCGCAAAATCCATATCACGCCCAATGAAGTGCGGCACTATGGCATGGTGGGCGGCTATGAAATCCGGGCATTCGACACCGACTGCGGCAAGATTGGGATGCTGATCTGTTACGATGTGGAGTTTCCTGAACTGGGCCGTATTCTGGCCCAGCAAGGGATGCAGATTCTGTTTGTGCCCTTCCTGACGGACACCCAGAATGGCTACTCACGGGTACGCCATTGTGCGCAGGCCAGGGCCATCGAAAACGAATGTTATGTCGCCATTTCGGGCTGCGTGGGCAACCTGCCGCGTGTGCAGAACATGGATATCAACTATGCACAATCCGCCGTGTTTACGCCGTCTGACTTCCAGTTCCCTACCAATGCGGTGAAAGCTGAAGCCACGACCAACACCGAAATGGTCCTCATTGCCGACGTTGATTTGAGCTTATTGAAAGAATTACATGAACACGGTTCTGTTCAGGTCCTGAAAGACCGCCGGACGGATTTGTATGACGTTACGCTCAAGAAAGCCGCGAAGAAGGCGCTAAAACAGAAAAAAGCGTCGCCCGATAATGACCCGGAACAAGTACCGCCCGTTATTGTGGTCGCTAATTGA
- a CDS encoding hybrid sensor histidine kinase/response regulator transcription factor gives MLKQWVVRCFLVGLLGLSVLVQAAPEPEYLTVRNGLPQGFVKSLIQDQYGFIWLATRDGLCRYDGVHFRIYTHNPQQGKSLSFSSIYEIKDDTHNKLWLRTENNHIDRFDPVTEQSHRISNTRAFQEALGRDQLIGIQPDKAGNVWVATLTNGFFRLNGNGTISHRHWAMQGDTIQRTLHAILTDRFNQVWLAAKDGLFRFDPASGQFAGFRIAQGLPQNEVYGLHERANGELMLGFPGQFALFEPANGQVRQLISLPGSSATIPLFTKDYRGIDYINQSRYTDKYGLVPLLISSDNGLDGSVSNRASKLGKFSAVSLLVDRTNVLWIGLNGDGVIKYDLNKRPFQTWPYSQNFQTDWLTQQFSVPLDAIPPVIRQQSSASMRYQFDRRKNLWITTPQIAPYRYNAFRKAFAPVLPKGIEQRWLPNGEFRLSALATGAQGELWGLLGPHNQAVVRHNPDQETFTAFPLPLPPSHPYEIMAMVVDGGRVYLATKNHGLLRADLSLKRLIHWHSGGNDARTLPGDALLCLAQDPLHYNYLWIGTFGEGLCRLDKMTGKIQRFTVGQVLSNNVIYAIRTGSDGHLWLSTNRGLCRFDTRTFEARNYMADDGLPGEEFKQFHDVALPDGRLIFGGTGGYTAFDPRRVSEDPVKPRVALTALRINNQIVTAITPGSPLNRDVNETTEITLTHKQNFLSIDFAALEFNQTHKNQYRYKLVGLDRDWVYSGNQSTATYTNLPPSTYTFVVNASNTSSVWSPYTHSLRIVIDPPLWATWWAYLAYALLLIGAIVLFLRIRINRIRLRSRMELREQESVQLKHLDEIKSRFFSNITHEFRTPLTLILTPLEQVLNDSSDSPYHGRLSLIYRNANRLLRLINELLDLAKLDAGNLTITPTPADLPDFVKRTVAVFTDEAQRKHIQMQQAHHFNQPYYWFDPDKIEKIITNLLSNALKFTDDHGVINVSTYVMPIDPILATSANTDLIRLVVYNTGAGIPEHQLPHIFNRFYQADPMTERSVGGSGIGLALVKELVEMMHGTVSVESTPSLGTTFTVELPCRQARAELVTTPAGTEKPITTYEQTAGSQTFKVDKSPQILVVEDDDDIAEFIVTTLQMEWTVKRVNNGRAGVDAAIANGPDLIISDVLMPELNGYELCRELKSNPITSHIPILLLTAKVSAESRIEGLTAGADDYLPKPFQVNELLGRVRNRMAHQQQVRHYYRTQLLREGYLPTASEAPEDDFMNRVYTLLETHLDDSTFGVEPLAMAIGMSRMHLNRKVKAMTGLTPNELIRAVRLKRAAELLLTGVSVSEVADRVGFDTPAYFSKVFKDHYLMTPSEYVEQHRQEIMR, from the coding sequence ATGCTTAAGCAATGGGTAGTTCGCTGTTTTTTAGTTGGGCTACTTGGTTTGTCGGTGCTTGTCCAGGCGGCTCCTGAACCTGAATACCTTACGGTTCGAAATGGACTGCCCCAGGGATTTGTCAAATCACTTATTCAGGATCAATATGGCTTTATCTGGCTCGCCACCCGCGACGGCCTATGTCGGTACGATGGCGTTCACTTCCGCATCTATACACACAACCCTCAACAAGGCAAATCCCTTTCTTTCAGCAGTATATATGAAATAAAAGACGATACACACAACAAGCTCTGGCTGCGTACGGAAAACAATCACATTGATCGTTTCGACCCTGTTACGGAGCAAAGCCACCGAATTTCCAACACACGGGCATTTCAGGAAGCCCTGGGCCGGGACCAGTTAATTGGTATTCAGCCCGATAAGGCAGGCAATGTCTGGGTAGCCACGCTGACAAATGGTTTTTTCCGGTTAAATGGAAACGGCACCATCTCACACCGGCACTGGGCCATGCAGGGCGACACCATTCAGCGGACTCTTCATGCTATATTGACTGACCGATTCAATCAAGTTTGGCTTGCCGCTAAAGATGGGCTGTTTCGCTTTGATCCCGCATCGGGACAGTTTGCGGGTTTTCGCATTGCCCAGGGATTACCCCAAAACGAAGTGTATGGCCTCCACGAACGGGCGAATGGCGAATTGATGCTGGGCTTTCCCGGTCAGTTTGCCTTGTTTGAACCAGCCAATGGGCAAGTGAGGCAGCTTATTTCCTTACCCGGATCATCGGCAACCATACCCCTCTTTACCAAAGATTATCGGGGTATCGATTACATCAACCAAAGTCGATATACCGACAAATATGGCCTGGTTCCGTTACTGATATCCTCCGATAACGGGCTCGATGGGTCGGTCAGTAATCGGGCTTCGAAACTGGGTAAATTCTCGGCCGTTTCGCTACTGGTCGACCGCACCAACGTGCTTTGGATTGGTCTGAATGGGGATGGCGTTATTAAATATGACCTTAATAAGCGTCCTTTTCAAACCTGGCCGTATAGTCAGAACTTCCAGACTGACTGGCTGACGCAGCAGTTCAGCGTACCGCTGGATGCCATTCCACCAGTTATCAGGCAGCAATCGTCGGCCAGTATGCGGTATCAATTCGACCGCCGTAAAAACCTATGGATTACGACGCCCCAAATAGCGCCCTATCGGTACAACGCCTTTCGAAAAGCATTTGCCCCTGTGTTGCCAAAAGGTATTGAGCAACGCTGGCTTCCGAACGGCGAGTTTCGCTTAAGCGCCTTAGCAACTGGAGCCCAGGGCGAACTGTGGGGTTTATTGGGTCCACACAACCAGGCAGTTGTCCGGCACAATCCGGATCAGGAAACCTTTACCGCGTTTCCGTTACCCCTCCCTCCTAGCCATCCCTACGAAATTATGGCCATGGTGGTCGATGGTGGGCGGGTCTACTTGGCGACTAAAAATCATGGTCTGTTGCGCGCCGACCTGTCTCTCAAGCGGCTTATTCACTGGCATAGTGGTGGCAACGATGCCAGAACATTGCCCGGCGACGCCCTTCTGTGTCTGGCACAGGACCCGCTTCACTACAACTACCTCTGGATCGGTACGTTTGGGGAAGGGTTGTGTCGACTGGATAAAATGACGGGTAAAATCCAGCGGTTTACGGTTGGGCAGGTGCTTTCCAATAATGTGATTTACGCCATTCGGACGGGGAGCGATGGTCATTTATGGCTCAGCACCAATCGGGGATTATGCCGATTTGATACACGTACGTTCGAAGCCCGGAACTACATGGCCGACGATGGTTTACCCGGCGAAGAGTTCAAGCAGTTTCATGATGTTGCGCTCCCTGATGGTCGGCTCATCTTTGGTGGCACAGGCGGTTATACAGCCTTCGATCCCCGAAGAGTGAGCGAAGACCCCGTAAAGCCAAGGGTCGCTCTGACAGCCTTACGCATCAACAATCAGATAGTGACGGCTATCACACCCGGTTCACCCCTGAACCGGGATGTCAATGAAACGACAGAAATTACGCTGACTCACAAGCAAAACTTCCTGTCCATTGACTTTGCAGCCCTTGAATTTAACCAGACCCACAAGAATCAGTATCGATATAAACTGGTCGGCCTGGACAGAGACTGGGTTTACAGTGGTAATCAGTCAACGGCAACCTATACCAACCTGCCACCCAGCACGTATACGTTTGTTGTCAATGCCTCCAATACGTCGAGTGTCTGGAGTCCGTACACGCATTCGTTGCGCATCGTTATTGATCCTCCTCTTTGGGCAACCTGGTGGGCTTATCTGGCCTATGCCCTCCTCCTGATCGGTGCCATTGTTCTTTTCCTGCGCATTCGCATCAACCGCATACGCCTGAGAAGCCGCATGGAATTACGCGAGCAAGAGTCGGTTCAGTTAAAACACCTGGACGAAATAAAATCACGTTTCTTTTCAAACATTACGCACGAGTTCCGAACGCCTTTAACCCTGATTCTCACCCCTCTGGAACAGGTGCTGAATGATTCCAGCGATTCCCCTTACCACGGGCGCCTGTCCCTTATTTATCGAAATGCCAACCGGCTACTTCGCTTAATCAACGAGTTACTTGACCTGGCCAAACTAGACGCCGGAAACCTGACCATAACGCCCACGCCCGCCGATTTACCGGATTTCGTCAAACGCACCGTGGCCGTCTTTACCGACGAAGCGCAGCGCAAACACATCCAGATGCAGCAGGCGCATCACTTTAATCAGCCTTATTACTGGTTTGACCCGGATAAAATCGAAAAGATCATCACCAACCTGTTGTCAAACGCTCTGAAATTTACAGATGACCACGGGGTGATCAACGTCTCAACGTATGTAATGCCAATTGATCCAATTCTGGCTACTTCGGCGAATACGGACCTTATCCGACTAGTCGTATACAATACCGGCGCTGGCATTCCAGAACACCAGTTGCCTCACATCTTCAATCGCTTTTACCAGGCAGATCCCATGACTGAACGCTCGGTAGGCGGTTCAGGGATTGGCTTGGCACTGGTAAAAGAACTTGTCGAGATGATGCATGGTACTGTTTCGGTGGAAAGTACCCCAAGCCTGGGCACTACATTCACCGTCGAATTACCCTGCCGACAAGCGCGGGCCGAACTCGTGACAACGCCCGCAGGCACCGAAAAGCCAATCACTACCTACGAGCAGACAGCCGGTAGCCAGACCTTCAAAGTCGATAAATCACCCCAAATATTGGTAGTTGAGGATGACGATGATATCGCGGAGTTCATTGTAACGACGTTGCAGATGGAATGGACGGTGAAACGCGTTAACAACGGGCGGGCCGGTGTTGACGCGGCTATTGCAAACGGGCCGGACCTGATCATCAGCGATGTGCTCATGCCTGAACTCAATGGGTATGAGCTTTGCCGCGAGCTAAAAAGCAATCCGATTACCAGCCACATTCCCATTCTGCTGTTGACGGCCAAAGTCTCTGCCGAGAGCCGGATCGAAGGCCTGACGGCTGGAGCCGACGATTATTTACCCAAGCCTTTCCAAGTGAATGAGCTACTCGGGCGTGTTCGGAACCGCATGGCCCATCAGCAACAGGTTCGCCACTATTATCGAACCCAGTTACTGCGTGAAGGCTACCTACCCACGGCCAGTGAGGCCCCGGAAGATGACTTTATGAATCGGGTATACACCTTGCTCGAAACTCATCTGGACGATTCAACCTTTGGTGTTGAACCGCTGGCCATGGCCATTGGTATGAGCCGCATGCATCTGAACCGGAAAGTAAAAGCCATGACTGGGTTAACACCCAATGAGCTTATTCGGGCAGTTCGGTTAAAACGTGCCGCCGAACTCCTGCTGACAGGCGTTTCTGTTTCTGAAGTTGCCGACCGCGTCGGGTTTGATACACCGGCTTATTTCTCAAAAGTATTCAAAGATCATTACCTGATGACCCCATCCGAATACGTCGAACAACATCGGCAGGAGATTATGCGGTAA
- a CDS encoding OmpA family protein: MLTNKTPWIILLVLWMIGSTWWHVCKIKQLCGNDPAPVETAVEPELYTTPAGADGFTIADGNLFRLNLPGNFSFAKSGANANMNSLGGSLETMVAYLKANPGRTLQIIGYYTPGETNTTTFPNLGLARAEGFKQYLVQQGIPASSLTTKGVERNLPFTAKGDSLVGGLDFAFSGMNPAPADTATTAPIVMNEPTTEKELAESQKFTSVFKPIDLYFPLGEATYIKTDETKKFFEEATKYLTEHKDKKLLLTGYTDNTGPDEMNLRLSRDRANRVKMKLHKLGIDSDQVIVAAKGEAEPKADNSTPSGRKANRRVTVVIQ, encoded by the coding sequence ATGTTAACGAATAAAACTCCCTGGATCATCCTGCTGGTCTTATGGATGATCGGTTCCACTTGGTGGCACGTTTGTAAAATAAAGCAGCTTTGCGGAAATGACCCCGCGCCCGTAGAAACAGCTGTTGAGCCCGAATTATATACAACGCCCGCCGGTGCGGATGGGTTTACTATTGCGGATGGCAATCTCTTTCGGCTCAATTTGCCAGGTAACTTCAGCTTCGCCAAATCAGGGGCCAACGCCAATATGAATTCATTGGGTGGATCGCTGGAAACGATGGTTGCCTACCTGAAAGCGAATCCCGGCCGAACGCTTCAGATTATTGGCTATTATACGCCCGGCGAGACCAATACAACCACGTTCCCGAATCTGGGGCTGGCTCGTGCCGAAGGATTCAAACAATACCTGGTGCAGCAGGGCATTCCGGCTTCATCACTAACAACAAAAGGCGTGGAACGAAATCTGCCTTTTACGGCTAAAGGCGACTCGTTGGTGGGTGGGCTCGATTTTGCCTTCTCGGGTATGAACCCCGCGCCTGCCGATACGGCTACGACAGCTCCCATAGTGATGAATGAACCAACAACCGAGAAAGAATTGGCCGAGTCGCAAAAGTTTACGTCCGTATTCAAGCCCATTGATTTGTACTTCCCATTGGGAGAAGCTACCTACATCAAAACAGACGAAACCAAAAAGTTTTTTGAGGAAGCTACCAAATACCTGACCGAGCATAAAGACAAAAAACTCCTCCTGACTGGCTATACCGACAACACCGGTCCTGATGAGATGAACCTGCGTCTTTCCCGCGACCGGGCCAACCGGGTGAAAATGAAATTGCATAAACTCGGCATCGATTCTGACCAAGTCATCGTTGCGGCCAAAGGTGAAGCAGAGCCCAAAGCCGATAACAGTACCCCTTCGGGCCGTAAGGCCAATCGTCGGGTTACGGTCGTGATCCAGTAA
- a CDS encoding threonine aldolase family protein — protein MLIDLRSDTVTQPTPAMREAMFSAPLGDDVLGDDPTVNALEAKAAALFGMEAALFCASGTMTNQLAIRTHTRPGDDVICDYLSHVYQYEGGGISVNALASVSLIHGQRGKITPELIREYIYNPADAHKPISRLVVLENTVNKGGGCYYTVPEIAAIRKVCDENGLILHLDGARLFNALIETGEPTVAYGQLFDSISICLSKGLGCPVGSLLLGKADFIRQARRFRKLMGGGWRQAGFLAAAGIYALDHHIDRLKQDHSRARKIGAMLERLPEVEEILPIDTNIVIFRLPETILAADYVASLETKGIRCITFGKHLVRFVTHLDFTDEMVAGMETILSPDFA, from the coding sequence ATGCTTATTGACCTTCGTAGCGATACCGTTACACAACCCACGCCCGCTATGCGCGAGGCTATGTTTTCTGCTCCTCTCGGCGACGATGTGCTTGGCGATGACCCAACCGTAAATGCGCTCGAGGCTAAAGCTGCCGCTTTGTTCGGGATGGAAGCGGCCCTTTTCTGTGCATCGGGTACGATGACCAACCAACTCGCCATTCGTACACATACTCGCCCCGGCGATGATGTTATCTGCGATTATCTGTCGCACGTTTACCAGTATGAAGGGGGTGGTATTTCTGTCAATGCGCTGGCATCGGTTAGCCTGATTCACGGCCAGCGCGGCAAGATTACCCCCGAGCTGATTCGCGAGTATATATACAATCCAGCCGATGCCCACAAGCCTATCTCCCGGTTGGTGGTCCTGGAAAACACCGTGAATAAAGGCGGAGGCTGCTACTATACCGTTCCCGAAATTGCAGCCATTCGGAAAGTTTGCGATGAAAACGGGCTGATTCTGCATCTGGATGGCGCCAGGCTTTTCAACGCCTTGATTGAGACAGGTGAGCCGACGGTGGCTTATGGGCAACTTTTCGACTCGATCAGTATTTGTTTGTCGAAAGGGCTGGGCTGCCCGGTGGGGTCACTCCTGCTCGGTAAGGCCGATTTTATTCGGCAGGCCCGGCGCTTCCGGAAACTCATGGGTGGCGGCTGGCGACAGGCCGGATTTCTGGCGGCTGCCGGTATTTACGCCCTCGACCACCACATCGATCGCCTGAAACAGGACCATTCCCGAGCCCGCAAAATCGGGGCGATGCTCGAACGCTTACCCGAGGTTGAAGAAATCCTTCCCATCGACACGAATATTGTCATTTTCCGGCTTCCCGAAACCATATTAGCTGCCGACTATGTTGCTTCTTTAGAAACAAAAGGGATTCGCTGCATCACGTTTGGCAAACATTTAGTGCGGTTCGTTACGCATTTAGATTTTACCGACGAGATGGTAGCGGGGATGGAAACAATACTGAGCCCCGATTTTGCCTGA
- a CDS encoding SRPBCC family protein: MHIILKTQVEQSLPTVWAGFDRTLFEKLSPPFPPVDVVRFDGCLKGDTVHLRLNFLLFRQDWISHIVDQQTSHNEIFFVDRGFQLPFFLSYWQHHHRLQRSADDQTIIVDDITFKTPFRLTDYLLYPLLWIQFAYRKPIYRRMFRKSQSKE; the protein is encoded by the coding sequence ATGCATATTATCCTTAAAACTCAGGTCGAGCAATCGCTTCCAACTGTCTGGGCTGGCTTCGATCGGACCCTTTTTGAGAAACTTAGTCCACCCTTTCCACCCGTAGACGTAGTTCGGTTTGATGGCTGTCTAAAAGGGGATACAGTACATTTAAGGCTAAACTTTCTTTTGTTTCGCCAGGACTGGATCAGCCACATTGTTGATCAGCAAACGAGCCATAACGAAATCTTTTTCGTTGATCGGGGCTTTCAACTTCCTTTCTTTCTGTCGTACTGGCAACACCACCATCGACTTCAACGTTCGGCTGATGATCAAACGATTATTGTTGACGATATTACCTTTAAAACGCCGTTTCGATTAACAGATTATTTATTGTATCCACTTCTATGGATACAATTTGCTTATCGTAAACCAATTTATCGGCGTATGTTCCGTAAATCACAAAGTAAGGAATAG